A genomic segment from Clostridium pasteurianum BC1 encodes:
- a CDS encoding HK97 gp10 family phage protein produces MSDTEWTQIEGLAELEKNFDKALKEMGVINNKAFTDITLDLLGKSVKEAPVDLGDLRGSGSATINGTTVATGNKEGGINPGGNAQDEEIMQGTVGFSEPYAVKQHEHLEYQHPKGGKAKYLEDPFKANSQNYIDHIAQANRDHLG; encoded by the coding sequence ATGAGTGATACTGAATGGACACAGATTGAAGGCTTAGCGGAACTTGAAAAGAACTTTGATAAAGCTCTTAAAGAAATGGGTGTTATAAATAATAAAGCTTTTACCGATATCACACTTGACTTACTTGGTAAATCAGTAAAAGAAGCTCCTGTGGATTTAGGAGATTTAAGAGGTTCTGGAAGTGCTACTATAAATGGTACTACTGTAGCTACTGGAAATAAAGAGGGTGGTATCAACCCTGGCGGTAATGCACAAGACGAAGAAATTATGCAGGGAACTGTTGGATTTAGCGAACCATATGCAGTAAAGCAACATGAGCATTTAGAATATCAGCATCCTAAGGGGGGAAAGGCCAAATATCTTGAAGATCCTTTTAAGGCTAATTCTCAAAATTATATTGACCATATTGCACAAGCAAATAGAGATCATTTAGGATAG
- a CDS encoding phage holin family protein: MKRQLLGDNPLFNGIVAGIGGVFTYILGGWDTPLTVLFWFMGLDYITGLAGAIWQHKVNSKISYKGIAKKLSILIIVTIAVLLDRLINNDVWVFRTFVCYFYIANEGISILENIGKTGVPLPQKLINVLEQLKNKGGK, encoded by the coding sequence GTGAAAAGACAATTATTAGGTGACAATCCATTATTTAATGGCATAGTAGCAGGGATAGGAGGTGTATTTACGTATATTCTTGGTGGGTGGGATACTCCGCTGACAGTGTTATTTTGGTTCATGGGACTAGATTATATAACTGGGCTGGCAGGAGCTATATGGCAACACAAGGTAAATAGTAAGATAAGCTATAAAGGGATTGCTAAGAAACTGTCAATTCTTATAATAGTTACAATAGCAGTTTTATTAGACAGATTAATAAATAATGATGTATGGGTGTTCCGTACCTTCGTTTGTTATTTTTATATAGCGAACGAGGGTATTTCTATTTTAGAGAATATAGGCAAAACAGGAGTGCCATTACCACAGAAACTTATTAATGTTTTGGAACAATTAAAAAATAAGGGAGGGAAATAG
- a CDS encoding tape measure protein, with the protein MEVGQLLVRLGLDKSNFNNGMNSAKSDSQGFVGFLKNTFQFSVGMGMFDAMKEGIKGAWDMSLGFNSQIQQSQIAFEAMTGSAQASKTLIGELSTMAANTPFEFPQLANAARQMEAFGFSTAHIPDDLKKIGDAASGLSLGADGINRITLALGQMSAKGKVTAQDMMQLTDAGVPAWSILAQAMGKSTAEVMKLSEQGLIPADRAIQQLIDGMETRFPNMMDKQSKSFAGLMSTLKDNTQMTLGAVMKPAFDDLTNNILPALIAKMGSVRDAMQTGGMQGVLNELVPPSVASTITNISSLISSLFGFITNNGKQVLVVVSGITGAFVAYKAAVVAVTIVQEANNAITAIMAIRWGIAELALTKMKTATTSATLAQWLLNAAMDANPIMLIVTAVGLLVGALVGYNLLLGQTSSAQDDATQKAIQNINKQKDAQISALDNQTKAQKDAINSKENALSDEHSKTLNSIQEEYNAQVEGLQAQEKALKDAVQKRKQILDDEHNSAIQSIRDYYGVAAETSHSLTDTVKADADKQKQALEDAYNAATKTLDDQTNAQIDSINAQIQAIDDKAKAQKEADQNAKDNQKLSTLEAQLQDAKTVTQKAILQAQIADIEKQINDRKQQDIDTAQKTALQKQIDQIKKAEQDKKDAMQASLTAQKAMIDKDTQAKIDKIQEERKAAEAAENAKYQASKDALDKESSDLDGWSAKQKKVLDQELADKQAAENAKYQAVKAELDAELEAVIETEQKKRQEIEQTAAQQQQAAQTQSSGGGFFSNLWSGISSFSSSVFSPILSPVLSGMYASGTPSASPGLSLVGENGPELLNLNGGESITNAKDTKDIFSNMGPQPNLIQVFLDGNMIHQYYDYSQGRNTKYEARRYGL; encoded by the coding sequence TTGGAAGTAGGTCAATTATTAGTTCGCCTTGGTTTAGATAAGAGTAATTTTAATAATGGTATGAATAGTGCCAAAAGTGATAGCCAGGGATTTGTAGGATTTTTAAAAAATACCTTTCAATTTTCAGTAGGCATGGGAATGTTTGATGCTATGAAAGAAGGTATTAAAGGCGCTTGGGATATGTCTCTAGGATTTAATTCTCAGATTCAGCAAAGTCAAATTGCTTTTGAAGCCATGACTGGAAGCGCTCAAGCTTCTAAGACTTTAATAGGTGAATTATCGACTATGGCAGCTAATACTCCTTTTGAATTTCCTCAACTGGCAAATGCCGCAAGACAGATGGAGGCTTTTGGTTTTAGCACCGCGCATATTCCGGATGACTTAAAAAAGATAGGTGATGCCGCAAGTGGATTAAGCTTGGGAGCTGATGGTATCAATAGAATTACTTTGGCACTCGGTCAAATGTCTGCTAAAGGTAAAGTCACAGCCCAGGATATGATGCAGTTAACAGATGCAGGCGTCCCAGCTTGGAGTATTTTAGCTCAGGCCATGGGTAAAAGCACAGCCGAAGTAATGAAGCTTAGTGAACAGGGCCTTATTCCAGCAGATAGAGCGATTCAACAGCTTATAGATGGTATGGAAACACGTTTCCCTAATATGATGGATAAGCAATCTAAGAGTTTTGCTGGTCTTATGTCTACCTTAAAGGATAATACTCAAATGACTTTAGGTGCAGTTATGAAGCCCGCTTTTGATGATTTAACCAATAATATTTTACCAGCTTTAATTGCTAAAATGGGAAGTGTTAGGGATGCTATGCAAACAGGAGGAATGCAAGGCGTATTAAATGAATTAGTTCCTCCTAGTGTTGCTAGTACTATTACAAATATTAGTAGTTTAATTAGTAGTTTATTTGGTTTTATCACGAATAATGGTAAACAAGTATTAGTTGTTGTCAGTGGAATAACTGGTGCTTTTGTAGCTTATAAAGCAGCTGTTGTGGCTGTTACAATAGTTCAAGAAGCCAATAACGCCATAACAGCTATAATGGCTATAAGATGGGGTATTGCTGAATTAGCACTTACAAAAATGAAAACAGCTACAACAAGTGCAACCTTGGCACAGTGGCTTTTAAATGCAGCCATGGATGCTAATCCTATAATGCTAATAGTAACTGCTGTAGGACTATTAGTTGGTGCACTGGTTGGATATAATTTGCTATTAGGTCAAACTTCATCCGCTCAAGATGACGCTACTCAAAAAGCAATACAGAATATCAACAAACAAAAAGATGCTCAAATTAGTGCTTTAGATAATCAGACTAAGGCTCAAAAAGATGCTATTAATAGTAAAGAAAATGCTCTTAGTGATGAACATTCCAAAACCTTAAATAGTATTCAGGAAGAATACAATGCTCAGGTTGAAGGTCTACAGGCTCAGGAAAAAGCTCTAAAAGATGCAGTACAAAAAAGAAAGCAGATTTTAGATGATGAACACAATTCTGCAATACAAAGCATTAGAGATTATTATGGTGTTGCTGCAGAAACTTCTCATTCACTTACTGATACTGTAAAGGCTGATGCAGATAAACAAAAACAAGCCTTAGAAGATGCCTATAATGCTGCCACTAAAACATTAGATGACCAAACCAATGCTCAGATTGATTCTATTAATGCTCAAATTCAAGCTATTGATGATAAAGCTAAAGCACAGAAAGAAGCTGACCAAAACGCAAAGGATAACCAAAAGCTTAGTACATTGGAAGCACAATTACAGGATGCAAAAACTGTTACCCAAAAAGCAATACTCCAGGCTCAAATAGCAGATATTGAAAAGCAAATTAATGACCGTAAGCAGCAGGATATAGATACTGCACAAAAAACAGCCCTTCAAAAACAAATTGATCAGATCAAAAAAGCTGAACAGGACAAAAAGGATGCAATGCAAGCTAGTTTAACAGCACAAAAAGCTATGATAGATAAGGATACCCAAGCCAAGATAGATAAGATTCAGGAAGAAAGAAAGGCTGCTGAAGCTGCTGAAAATGCAAAATATCAAGCTTCAAAAGATGCTCTTGATAAAGAATCAAGTGATTTAGATGGTTGGTCAGCAAAGCAAAAGAAAGTATTAGATCAGGAACTAGCTGATAAACAGGCCGCTGAAAATGCTAAGTATCAAGCTGTCAAAGCTGAACTTGATGCAGAGCTTGAAGCTGTGATTGAAACTGAGCAAAAGAAAAGACAAGAGATAGAACAAACTGCCGCACAGCAACAACAAGCGGCACAAACTCAAAGCTCAGGTGGAGGATTCTTTTCTAATCTTTGGAGTGGTATAAGTAGTTTTTCATCAAGTGTGTTTTCTCCTATATTAAGTCCAGTGTTAAGTGGAATGTATGCTAGTGGAACACCTTCTGCTTCTCCAGGGCTATCTTTAGTAGGTGAAAATGGTCCTGAATTACTTAATCTTAATGGTGGAGAATCTATTACAAATGCTAAAGATACAAAAGATATTTTTAGTAATATGGGACCACAACCAAACTTAATTCAAGTATTCTTAGATGGAAACATGATTCACCAATATTATGACTACAGCCAAGGTAGAAATACAAAATATGAAGCTAGGAGGTATGGGCTGTGA
- a CDS encoding phage tail protein — protein MIPIYKVILINGTEETIVHFPAPDKNTPKFTKLDLNRRKSVAEKLTFTVPKFNPGFDKIYDLVTLIKVIGIRNNEIRFEGRVLSSPNKMDNTGKFYKEVTCEGELAYLNDTRTRSWDLSGLSIIQGLQLLIDYHNSHTTSDKQFTLGTVDVTGVLAIATNFENTLNFIIDQFVNKFYGVLSVRKENGIRYLDYTGLVGQQSSTTIHLGYNMKDMTLENDVTNIASRVIPVGKDNLTIETVNNGKDYLEDAATVAQVGIVEQIADLKDIADVNALKAAGQEYLDNAKKAKIKLQITALNLSVLNLNIDDFVIGNDYKVINEVMNVNDWFTVIETDEDLLQPWNSTLTIDNKFETLTDRQINMQRAANALDAVLTAQGKLNTFFLQGIIDTLKNKLLASGAYQNATVMEDKGYLLENTNADSPDYGAMYLGPGIFAIAADKIGNAWNWRTFGTGKGFVADLIVAGLLVGGKVTFNLDQGTLLIGNSTTDYNLYFDGTDLKLVGRDYSFDGQTFTLGKAGDTAQHTKDYSLYTHSDGTSTKISADGLEHINGATKKKYHYLTYKGSATIPNSTHTIITLPDEYRNKEFSINISIKSDTASGYILMKQYISTSENYANGTFDVYVTILTGSVNADGITWTFYQDGNIDIDYIAIA, from the coding sequence GTGATACCTATTTATAAAGTAATCTTAATTAATGGTACAGAAGAAACTATTGTGCATTTTCCTGCACCAGATAAAAATACTCCCAAGTTTACAAAACTAGATTTGAATAGAAGAAAGTCCGTAGCTGAAAAATTAACCTTTACTGTTCCTAAGTTTAATCCAGGTTTTGATAAGATCTATGACTTAGTTACATTAATCAAAGTTATAGGTATCAGAAATAACGAGATTAGATTTGAAGGCAGAGTTTTAAGCTCTCCGAACAAAATGGATAACACAGGCAAATTTTATAAAGAGGTTACTTGTGAAGGAGAACTTGCTTATTTAAATGATACTAGAACCAGGTCGTGGGATTTAAGCGGGCTTTCTATTATTCAAGGGCTACAATTACTTATAGACTATCATAACAGCCATACCACCAGTGATAAACAGTTTACTTTAGGTACTGTAGATGTTACTGGTGTTTTGGCTATTGCAACAAATTTTGAGAATACACTTAATTTTATAATTGACCAGTTTGTAAATAAGTTTTATGGGGTCTTAAGTGTTCGCAAAGAAAATGGGATTAGATATTTAGACTATACGGGACTAGTGGGTCAGCAAAGCTCTACGACTATTCATTTAGGTTATAACATGAAGGATATGACACTTGAAAATGATGTAACCAATATAGCAAGTAGAGTTATTCCAGTAGGCAAAGATAACCTTACTATAGAAACAGTGAATAATGGTAAGGACTATTTAGAAGATGCTGCCACAGTAGCACAAGTTGGAATAGTCGAGCAGATAGCCGACCTAAAGGATATTGCAGATGTAAACGCACTTAAAGCTGCAGGCCAAGAATATTTAGACAACGCTAAGAAAGCTAAAATCAAATTACAGATTACAGCCTTAAATCTAAGTGTATTAAACCTTAATATAGATGATTTTGTTATAGGTAATGACTACAAAGTTATTAATGAAGTCATGAATGTTAATGATTGGTTTACAGTTATTGAAACGGATGAGGATTTGTTACAACCTTGGAATTCCACGCTTACTATAGATAATAAATTTGAAACCTTAACAGATAGACAAATCAATATGCAACGTGCGGCTAATGCTCTTGATGCAGTTCTAACAGCACAGGGAAAACTTAATACTTTCTTCCTGCAGGGAATAATAGATACGCTTAAAAACAAGTTACTTGCCAGCGGAGCTTATCAGAATGCAACTGTAATGGAAGATAAGGGATATTTATTAGAAAATACAAATGCGGATAGTCCTGATTATGGAGCTATGTATTTGGGTCCAGGTATTTTTGCCATAGCTGCAGATAAGATAGGTAATGCTTGGAACTGGAGAACCTTTGGAACTGGAAAAGGATTTGTTGCAGACTTAATAGTTGCTGGGCTTTTAGTTGGTGGAAAGGTTACTTTTAATTTAGACCAGGGAACTCTTCTTATTGGAAATTCCACTACAGACTATAATCTTTACTTTGATGGTACTGACTTAAAGTTAGTTGGAAGAGATTATAGTTTTGATGGTCAAACATTTACTCTCGGTAAAGCTGGAGATACAGCGCAGCATACTAAGGATTATTCATTATATACACATTCAGACGGTACCTCAACCAAAATTTCAGCTGATGGGTTAGAACACATAAACGGTGCCACAAAGAAAAAATATCATTATTTAACTTATAAGGGTTCTGCCACCATACCCAATAGTACACATACCATAATAACTCTACCGGATGAATATAGAAATAAAGAATTTAGTATTAATATATCCATTAAAAGTGATACGGCCTCAGGATATATTTTAATGAAACAATATATTTCAACATCAGAAAACTATGCAAATGGAACTTTTGATGTATATGTAACAATTCTTACAGGAAGTGTAAACGCGGATGGTATTACGTGGACTTTTTATCAAGACGGTAACATTGATATTGATTATATAGCTATTGCTTAA
- a CDS encoding minor capsid protein has protein sequence MLEEIGAALQSKNIATLAVDLFYNSMPSSPDICTTLYQTGGFEPGLNFDKSSEEKPTFQVMCRGTSQVETNARIQSIYKYLHGNSDIFPFIQAIQSPTSLGRDANNRWEFSCNFKIIKEL, from the coding sequence ATGTTAGAAGAAATAGGAGCAGCTCTGCAAAGTAAAAATATAGCAACTCTGGCGGTAGATTTATTTTATAATTCAATGCCAAGTTCGCCAGATATATGTACAACATTATATCAAACTGGAGGATTTGAACCGGGATTAAATTTTGATAAGTCATCCGAAGAAAAGCCAACTTTTCAGGTAATGTGCCGCGGTACTTCTCAAGTTGAAACAAATGCAAGGATTCAAAGTATATATAAATATTTACATGGAAACAGTGATATATTCCCGTTTATTCAAGCAATACAAAGTCCAACAAGCTTGGGACGTGATGCTAACAATAGATGGGAATTTTCATGTAATTTTAAAATAATAAAAGAATTATAG
- a CDS encoding SHOCT domain-containing protein: MFYILFIILGITILGYVLLDNFQSKIKNNFTRVYPGKVYTESIFYYIVEDDGVILVPKLSSGDKSKHIKLSNINDIRFFKDGKEKSNTDKAVVGAVTFGVPGAIIGSNMKTKKIIKDMGIKIYTDKEVYSLDFVGNGCEEGRAVYRRAAARIDFTYNMLLKYIKKDKDNIEHKEIIDITGQIEKLADLKAKGILTEEEFQNKKTELLERI, encoded by the coding sequence ATGTTTTATATTTTGTTCATTATTTTAGGTATTACAATTTTGGGATATGTTCTTTTAGATAATTTTCAATCTAAAATAAAAAATAATTTTACAAGAGTGTATCCTGGAAAAGTATATACTGAAAGTATATTCTATTATATTGTAGAGGATGATGGCGTAATTTTAGTTCCTAAACTTTCTTCAGGAGATAAAAGTAAGCATATTAAGCTTTCAAACATAAATGATATTAGATTTTTTAAAGATGGAAAAGAAAAATCTAATACTGATAAAGCTGTAGTTGGTGCAGTTACATTTGGAGTTCCAGGGGCAATTATTGGCTCCAATATGAAAACTAAGAAAATAATAAAAGATATGGGAATAAAAATTTATACAGATAAAGAAGTTTATTCTCTTGATTTTGTAGGTAATGGCTGTGAAGAAGGTAGAGCTGTTTACAGAAGAGCTGCAGCAAGAATTGATTTTACTTATAATATGTTATTAAAATATATTAAAAAAGATAAAGACAACATAGAACATAAAGAAATCATAGATATTACAGGACAAATAGAAAAACTTGCAGATTTAAAAGCAAAAGGAATATTAACAGAAGAGGAATTTCAAAATAAGAAAACGGAATTATTAGAAAGAATATAA
- a CDS encoding SGNH/GDSL hydrolase family protein has protein sequence MGAFGDAIRVMNATEVREAIAKMGDAFDALIINAGSGNAEIVVARGNFPSLLDKLNAMKTGTPKATYNTLEELQTAHPTYDENIYLVKDENDIGYIYDWNGTTWFNTGIQYLSDGIAKGSISLDLLSTALFNSNTHSWLKASFSNARSFENAYQMRFTFTIPAGITLNTITAKIKFKTGSSNITQARMKVQVGTNPVSQYLTTPSYTTITPNTETQLEVTRSNNDTGFTTIVAYIYGYGSNIALPAMYETAELELYINGNKVDYTAVLDEAFSQVDATCTFNYSDAKIALISDIESANSELQNGINTINGNIDNINDSLSQSIKAKNVGGYKASFSNGRSFENSYPLKFACSNISGTYTTIEFKVKVTSQSDNLYRGHVKIYFGSPTSSDFAVGEYIPLVPGQEVTLSVTATRTNIQTVYVYIFLEGTNIALESEYTFKDLKILRNGVEDDTITLTNDPTYGSTDITSLTITENEQYVLAKNNGDPLNLAIDQEVAEVKERIISPLQGKKINALGDSYFAGHTLGQTVTWVYKLAAKYNMTLNNYGINGNKMTGVGGIADRFGTMNDDADYILVDGGRNDYLAGVPIGTNADTTIDTFKGALNVLCQGLIDKYIGKKIIFVTCWNVNDDMMAYSDAMLETCGRWSIKCIDASRDSGVYMRSLAFRTQYCINQDDVSHLNGIGHDYVLPFFESQISSN, from the coding sequence ATGGGAGCATTCGGTGACGCAATAAGAGTTATGAACGCAACGGAAGTACGAGAAGCTATTGCAAAAATGGGAGATGCTTTTGACGCCTTGATAATAAATGCAGGATCTGGCAATGCAGAAATAGTGGTGGCTAGAGGTAACTTTCCAAGCTTATTAGATAAATTGAACGCTATGAAAACTGGTACTCCAAAAGCTACTTATAACACTTTGGAGGAATTGCAGACAGCACATCCAACATATGATGAAAATATATATTTAGTTAAAGATGAAAATGATATTGGTTACATTTATGACTGGAATGGAACTACTTGGTTTAATACAGGAATACAATATCTAAGTGATGGTATAGCGAAAGGTTCAATTAGTTTAGACCTATTATCAACTGCCTTATTTAACAGTAATACTCATTCTTGGCTTAAGGCTAGTTTTTCTAATGCTAGAAGTTTTGAAAATGCTTATCAGATGCGATTTACTTTTACTATACCAGCTGGGATAACTTTAAATACTATTACTGCAAAAATTAAATTTAAAACAGGTTCTAGTAACATTACACAAGCTAGGATGAAAGTACAGGTTGGTACAAATCCTGTAAGCCAATATTTAACAACTCCTAGTTATACAACTATAACACCAAACACTGAAACACAATTAGAGGTAACGAGAAGTAATAATGATACTGGATTTACTACAATAGTTGCTTATATTTATGGATATGGAAGTAATATTGCTTTACCAGCAATGTATGAAACCGCAGAATTAGAACTTTATATAAATGGAAATAAAGTAGATTATACAGCTGTGCTTGACGAAGCATTTAGCCAAGTAGATGCAACTTGCACGTTTAACTATTCAGATGCAAAAATAGCATTGATTTCTGACATAGAATCAGCAAATTCAGAATTACAAAATGGTATTAATACCATAAATGGTAATATAGATAATATAAATGATAGTTTATCACAGTCAATAAAGGCTAAAAATGTTGGAGGATATAAAGCTAGTTTTAGTAACGGGAGAAGTTTTGAAAATTCTTATCCACTGAAATTTGCATGTAGTAATATATCAGGAACATATACAACTATTGAGTTTAAAGTTAAGGTTACATCACAAAGTGATAATTTATATCGGGGTCATGTAAAGATATATTTTGGTTCTCCAACATCTTCTGATTTTGCAGTAGGCGAATATATACCTTTAGTACCTGGGCAAGAAGTAACTCTATCTGTAACAGCGACTAGAACTAACATACAAACAGTCTACGTTTACATTTTTCTTGAAGGTACTAACATTGCTTTAGAATCAGAATATACATTCAAAGATTTAAAAATTCTACGCAATGGGGTCGAAGATGACACAATAACTCTTACAAATGACCCGACATATGGTTCAACGGACATAACTTCGTTAACTATTACAGAGAACGAACAATATGTACTGGCAAAAAATAACGGTGACCCATTAAACCTTGCCATAGACCAGGAGGTTGCAGAAGTTAAAGAAAGAATAATATCACCTTTACAGGGGAAAAAGATTAATGCTTTAGGAGATAGTTATTTTGCAGGACATACCTTGGGTCAAACCGTGACATGGGTTTATAAATTAGCAGCTAAGTACAATATGACTTTAAATAATTATGGTATAAATGGTAATAAAATGACAGGAGTAGGAGGCATAGCTGATAGATTTGGAACTATGAATGATGATGCCGATTATATATTGGTAGATGGAGGAAGAAATGATTACTTAGCGGGTGTGCCAATAGGAACGAATGCCGATACTACTATAGATACATTCAAGGGTGCTTTAAATGTGTTATGCCAAGGTTTAATTGACAAATATATAGGTAAAAAGATAATATTTGTTACTTGCTGGAATGTAAATGATGATATGATGGCTTATAGTGATGCTATGTTAGAAACATGCGGTAGATGGTCAATAAAATGTATAGATGCAAGTAGAGACAGTGGTGTGTATATGAGATCATTAGCTTTTAGAACACAATATTGCATAAATCAGGATGATGTTTCTCATTTAAATGGCATTGGACATGATTATGTTCTACCTTTCTTTGAAAGTCAAATAAGTTCTAATTAA
- a CDS encoding GH25 family lysozyme, with the protein MNGIDLSDYQSIVDFKALRSDGNEIAYIKSTEGKTWKASNFRTYYEQAIAAGLKIGFYHFLRNNSMEDEVNNILSVIGSLPFHCKLAIDCEVTLGQSKQQITNNIRQFYDLMKSKGIECVLYTYVSFLRDNIDYSQLQDIPVWIANYSSNDPQVQNEVGWQYTEHGRSAGILSECDKNIFKDGILLGSASNNVILTAAKINLEVDTMGAIKQGENSNRVRLLQAILNVLLGINLKIDGDFGTLTGDAVQRYQEIMHIAADREVGTQTANTLYSDIENNWFKIH; encoded by the coding sequence ATGAATGGAATAGATCTTTCAGATTATCAGAGTATCGTTGATTTTAAAGCGCTTAGAAGTGATGGCAATGAAATTGCCTATATAAAAAGTACAGAAGGCAAAACATGGAAAGCCAGCAATTTTAGAACCTATTATGAGCAGGCAATAGCAGCAGGACTAAAAATAGGTTTCTATCATTTTCTTAGAAATAATTCTATGGAAGATGAAGTTAACAATATACTAAGTGTAATTGGCAGCTTGCCATTCCATTGTAAACTAGCAATTGACTGTGAGGTTACCTTAGGTCAATCAAAGCAGCAGATAACAAATAATATAAGACAGTTCTATGACCTTATGAAATCTAAAGGTATAGAATGTGTACTTTATACCTATGTAAGCTTTTTAAGAGATAATATAGATTATTCACAGCTTCAAGATATTCCTGTATGGATAGCTAACTACAGCTCTAATGATCCACAAGTACAAAATGAAGTAGGGTGGCAGTATACAGAACACGGAAGATCAGCTGGAATTTTAAGTGAATGTGATAAGAATATCTTTAAAGATGGAATATTGTTAGGATCAGCAAGCAATAACGTTATTTTAACAGCTGCAAAAATAAATTTGGAGGTAGATACTATGGGGGCAATTAAACAAGGTGAAAATAGTAATAGAGTAAGATTACTACAAGCTATACTAAATGTATTGTTGGGTATAAATCTTAAAATTGATGGTGATTTTGGAACACTTACTGGTGATGCAGTACAAAGGTATCAAGAGATTATGCATATAGCTGCAGATAGAGAAGTTGGAACACAAACCGCAAATACTTTGTATTCAGATATAGAAAATAACTGGTTCAAGATTCACTAA
- a CDS encoding distal tail protein Dit, which yields MITFNGKEETDIDEDIRLVDRQLTAPTKKKIKDTVPFMSGYYDFSTVGSGGEIVYDNRQIQCKFGIKGKSKQDLQNKYNKFLRWIYDVGQSQLQFDDKPGIFFMAEVEREPTWKETFLYGESTVTFICEPFAEGNTFYGELLWDDIDFDLPDYIEETSFTITGSQTVTIYNPGKPVVPDVIVSSNMSCTLNSYTANFTTSNSKDPLFRLLSGSNTISVTGNGIIDFNFRKVVL from the coding sequence GTGATAACTTTTAACGGCAAAGAAGAAACAGATATAGATGAAGATATAAGGCTGGTAGATAGACAATTAACAGCTCCGACAAAGAAGAAAATCAAAGATACCGTACCTTTTATGAGTGGTTATTATGATTTTTCTACAGTTGGCAGTGGTGGAGAGATAGTTTATGACAATAGGCAAATACAATGTAAATTTGGAATTAAGGGTAAGTCAAAACAGGACTTACAGAATAAATATAATAAGTTCCTAAGATGGATATATGATGTCGGGCAAAGTCAATTACAATTTGATGATAAGCCAGGCATTTTTTTTATGGCAGAAGTTGAAAGAGAGCCTACATGGAAGGAAACTTTTCTATATGGTGAATCTACTGTGACTTTTATATGTGAGCCTTTTGCAGAAGGTAATACCTTTTACGGAGAGTTGCTTTGGGACGATATTGACTTTGATTTGCCTGATTATATAGAAGAAACGTCTTTCACGATTACTGGAAGTCAAACTGTTACTATTTATAATCCTGGTAAGCCTGTAGTCCCAGATGTGATAGTTTCAAGTAATATGTCATGTACTTTAAATTCTTATACTGCTAATTTTACTACTAGCAATTCAAAAGATCCTTTGTTTAGACTGTTAAGTGGCTCAAATACAATAAGTGTTACTGGTAATGGAATTATTGATTTTAATTTTAGAAAGGTGGTGCTGTAA
- a CDS encoding phage tail tube protein, translating into MTTKTGIKGNVKIDIDLSGATAFQPTHPYAIGDLATNTGKTYYCTTAHTSGATFDTTEQLNWVDVTNGAMVSKLNAWKIAIKQALINATYFGDGGWDSSVPGIKDWSGQADGSFNVTDDKIGQKAIQDAITDGSLITLSLIVDDSVDAEKYSGKAYISEVDIDTQTKDLVKFSFKFTGNGPLTMPS; encoded by the coding sequence ATGACTACTAAAACAGGTATTAAAGGTAATGTGAAAATAGATATAGATTTAAGTGGTGCAACTGCTTTTCAACCAACGCATCCATATGCCATAGGTGATTTAGCTACTAATACAGGCAAAACATATTATTGCACAACAGCACATACTTCCGGAGCTACATTTGATACAACAGAACAATTAAACTGGGTAGATGTTACAAATGGAGCTATGGTATCTAAATTAAATGCCTGGAAGATTGCAATAAAACAGGCCTTAATCAATGCAACTTATTTTGGAGATGGTGGCTGGGATAGTTCAGTCCCAGGGATAAAGGACTGGTCTGGTCAGGCAGATGGATCATTCAATGTTACAGATGATAAGATTGGACAAAAAGCTATTCAAGATGCAATCACTGATGGATCACTTATTACTTTAAGTCTAATCGTTGATGATTCTGTAGATGCAGAAAAGTATTCAGGAAAAGCTTATATTTCAGAAGTTGACATTGATACTCAAACAAAAGATTTAGTTAAGTTTAGCTTTAAATTTACTGGTAACGGTCCATTGACTATGCCATCATAG